The window CTGCCGCAGTGCCCGGCTCGTCGTCCGAAGGAGCGTCGTATAGGCGGTGGCGTCGGGTGCGGGCCGCCAGAAGTCCTGGATGTTGGGTTCGTTCCAGATCTCCCAGGTGTGGATGCCCTCCGGCGCGTATCGTGTCGCGGCCTTGGCGACGAAGGCGGCGAACGCCTCGGGATCGGCGGGTGCGCAGTTGTCGCCGGCGCAGCCCGCGGGCCGCGCCCATTTCGGCGTGTAGGCGAGCACGGGCAGGACGGACAAGCTGCGTTCGGAGGCCGCCCTGACGACACGGTCGAACACGTACCACCTGTGGCGGTCCGGCCCGTCCGGCTGGATGTCCCCCCAGGCCAGGTCCGCCCGCACCCACCGTGCGCCCACCGCGACGGCGTCGTCGAGGGCCGCGGCGAGATCCTCGTCGGACATCCCGACGAGCCGGTTGCCGTACGCGATGCCGAAGGAGGGGGAGGGGGCGGTGGACTGCGGCTCGTGCGAGGTGCAGCTGGTGGCCAGGAGCACCAAGGCCACCAGCACGATCAGCGCCGTCCATGCCCGCGCGGCTGCCGCGGGCGGGCTCGGTGGACTGGCGGTGTTGACGGTGCGCACCTGCCGTCGCATGGTGTAAGTATACGTCGTACATATACGTCATGGCGGGTGGCGCGGGCCGTCATTCCCCAGGCGTGGGCCCGGGAGTTCGATATGACCGTGCGAGACCCGTGGCCACAGTGGGAAACGAGGCGGAGAAGCGGGCGCAGGCATCACCTCCTGCGCACCCTGC of the Streptomyces sp. NBC_00287 genome contains:
- a CDS encoding cellulase family glycosylhydrolase, whose protein sequence is MRRQVRTVNTASPPSPPAAAARAWTALIVLVALVLLATSCTSHEPQSTAPSPSFGIAYGNRLVGMSDEDLAAALDDAVAVGARWVRADLAWGDIQPDGPDRHRWYVFDRVVRAASERSLSVLPVLAYTPKWARPAGCAGDNCAPADPEAFAAFVAKAATRYAPEGIHTWEIWNEPNIQDFWRPAPDATAYTTLLRTTSRALRQVDPSAYVILGGLAVANTRNGDISPADFLAAVAARGGNRLVDAVGYHPYTYPQLASAPSSSATAWQGIDASQDSLHGILSAHGTPDLPVWITEFGAPTNGPGRASDGRRGATGATTTHVTEKQQAAIAADAVPMAARTPRVRALIWYTDRDQSTDTSSRENFFGLRRADGSAKPAFEALRGAIAAHGDRP